The Deinococcus koreensis genome window below encodes:
- the cdd gene encoding cytidine deaminase, which translates to MSKPNALDVSPDPELLAQAKAAFARAYAPYSRFRVGAALRTPDGQVFAGVNVENASYGLGRCAEQSAVQAMATAGAREFTDVVVYSEATPPASPCGACRQVLFEFAPDARVVCVNQHGDVVSGYVKDFLPHGFRLEQRDDGKLPG; encoded by the coding sequence GTGAGTAAGCCCAACGCCCTGGACGTGAGCCCGGATCCGGAACTGCTGGCGCAGGCGAAGGCCGCCTTTGCCCGCGCCTATGCTCCCTACAGCCGCTTCCGGGTGGGCGCCGCCCTGCGGACCCCGGACGGCCAGGTCTTCGCGGGCGTGAACGTGGAGAACGCCAGCTACGGCCTGGGACGCTGCGCCGAGCAGAGCGCCGTGCAGGCCATGGCGACCGCCGGCGCGCGGGAGTTCACGGACGTCGTGGTGTATTCCGAGGCGACCCCGCCCGCCAGTCCCTGCGGCGCCTGCCGACAGGTGCTCTTCGAGTTCGCGCCGGACGCCCGCGTGGTCTGCGTGAACCAGCACGGCGACGTGGTTAGCGGCTACGTGAAGGATTTCCTGCCCCACGGCTTCCGGCTGGAGCAGCGCGACGACGGCAAGCTGCCGGGGTAG
- a CDS encoding hemolysin family protein — protein MNDYLGIVALLVLVLLNGYFVAVEYALVSVRRTRIDQLVEEGNKTALAVQRVLGRLDLYIAAVQLGVSMMSLLIGFVSEPAIAHLVEPLFVSAGLPRAYLSPVSFTLAFVLATTFHIVLGELVPKSAALQRSEQLSMSLVRPLIAFTAIFRPMILGLNALGGIVLRLFGLKAVAGHHTAYSEEEIRMIVSASSQEGVLEDSEKELVYNVFDLSDTTVREIMTPRMDMIVVDGASPLRRLLELNTEHAYSRVPVFQDSADNIVGIAHTSDVLAHLDALDHTTIADLMRPVFFVPEGMKIKDLLAKMREKKSHLSIVVDEFGGTTGLVTLEDALEEIVGEIYDETDEEEVPQIEVLGEGRYLMDASLTVHEAEERLGSNLEDGEGEFDTLSGFMTSHFGDIPEVGRTFNHNGWAFTVEAADQRRVTRVLVERFSTNDQFHEPQEAASE, from the coding sequence ATGAATGACTATCTAGGAATCGTCGCCCTGCTCGTGCTGGTGCTGCTCAACGGCTACTTCGTGGCGGTGGAATACGCGCTGGTCAGCGTGCGGCGAACCCGCATCGACCAGCTGGTCGAGGAAGGCAACAAGACCGCCCTGGCCGTCCAGCGGGTGCTGGGCCGCCTCGACCTCTACATCGCGGCCGTCCAGCTCGGCGTGTCCATGATGAGCCTGCTGATCGGCTTCGTCTCGGAGCCGGCCATCGCCCACTTGGTCGAGCCGCTGTTCGTGAGCGCGGGGCTGCCCCGGGCCTACCTGAGCCCGGTGTCGTTCACGCTGGCCTTCGTGCTTGCGACCACCTTCCATATCGTGCTGGGCGAGCTGGTGCCCAAATCGGCCGCGCTGCAGCGCAGCGAACAGCTCTCGATGTCGCTGGTGCGGCCGCTGATCGCCTTCACGGCCATCTTCCGGCCGATGATCCTGGGGCTCAATGCGCTGGGCGGCATCGTGCTGCGGCTATTCGGCCTCAAGGCGGTGGCCGGGCACCACACGGCCTATTCCGAAGAGGAAATCCGCATGATCGTCTCGGCGTCCAGCCAGGAAGGCGTGCTGGAGGACTCCGAGAAGGAACTCGTGTACAACGTCTTCGACCTCTCGGACACCACCGTGCGCGAGATCATGACCCCGCGCATGGACATGATCGTGGTGGACGGCGCCTCGCCGCTGCGGCGGCTGCTGGAGCTGAACACCGAGCACGCCTATTCCCGCGTGCCGGTCTTTCAGGACTCCGCCGACAACATCGTGGGCATCGCGCATACCAGCGACGTGCTGGCCCATCTGGACGCGCTCGACCACACGACCATCGCCGACCTGATGCGGCCGGTGTTCTTCGTGCCCGAAGGCATGAAGATCAAGGATCTGCTGGCCAAGATGCGCGAGAAGAAGAGCCACCTGAGCATCGTCGTGGACGAGTTCGGCGGCACCACCGGGCTGGTCACGCTGGAAGACGCCCTCGAGGAGATCGTCGGTGAGATCTACGACGAGACCGACGAGGAGGAGGTGCCCCAGATCGAGGTACTCGGCGAGGGCCGCTACCTGATGGACGCCAGCCTGACGGTTCACGAGGCCGAGGAGCGCCTGGGCAGCAATCTGGAGGACGGCGAGGGCGAGTTCGACACCCTCTCGGGCTTCATGACCAGCCATTTCGGCGACATCCCGGAGGTCGGGCGCACCTTCAACCACAACGGCTGGGCCTTCACCGTCGAGGCCGCCGACCAGCGCCGCGTGACGCGGGTGCTGGTGGAGCGCTTCTCGACCAATGACCAGTTCCACGAGCCCCAGGAGGCCGCCAGTGAGTAA